The nucleotide window CTCGATGGTTTCCTCATAGAGATGGAAAGCGTCATTGGGATCCGCAGCCGCAAAGATATAGTTGGGAGAATCCGGGTCGTCATCAATAGTACCACACTCCCCCGGGCTTAAACTTGCGCCGAAGGCAAAGTTCAGGAAACCTGCCAGCGACCCGTCGCCGGCGTCAAATGTACAGCCCGACCAGCTGCGGTCTTCTTCCGTGTAGCGCGCCCCGACGGTTACGCGCAGTTTGTCAGTGACGTTATATTCCACATGGCCGAACAGGGCCTGGGAGTCCGTTTGCTGATTGTAACGTGTATGAAGCTGCAGAATGGGCGCAAACATGAATGGAGAGACACCGAATGGTATAGAGCCATTCCCGAAGACCGAGTCCGCCATGAAATAGTTATAGAGTTCGTCCATCTCGTCTTCTGAATAATAGGCCCCGGCAATCCACAATAATTTGTCGGTTGTTCCTGTGAGGCGAACCTCGCCGGAGAACACTTCCAGATCCGTGGTATTGATATTACTGGAGTCAACAGCGGCGGAACCGTCCCAGTCATTTGATTCGATACGGTCAAACTTGTCATAGCCGACAACCGAGGTCAGCGTTATCTCTTCAGAAATATCCCAGTTGAATTTAACCGAGGTACCTTTCAGCTGATTGTCACGCTTTGGGCGAAGGTCAAAAACATTGCCGTCAGGGTCAGTATAGCTGTTGGTCCAGTCCGCCGCCCTGTTGTCGCCGGTGGAATACCATGGTGGTGTTTCCCCGCTTACGACATAGGGGAATAATTGATTGTAGGGAGAGCTGAATTCACCAAGACCCACTAGGCGGCCGTCATAAACCGTGTTGGCCTTGTTGTCGGACTGATCGTCAGTATAGTGCACGTTGATCAGCAGGTTGGCACTGTCACTTAGTTCAAAATCAACAATGCCGCGAATGGAGTAGACGTTTTTCTTACCCAGTTTATCCTCGCGTGTCAGGCTTTCCTGCCACCCTTCCCCGGACTGGGTTGTTTTAAAGGCCAGACGGGCGTTTATTCTGTCCATCAGCGGGATATTGACATGTCCTTCGAGGTCCACAGTTTCGAAACTGCTGTATCCTGCCGTCATGCCGGCACCGAATTCGCCGGTCGGTTTCTTGCTGATAAAATTGATCTGGCCGGCTGTTGTGTTTCGGCCGTAAAGATCACCCTGGGGACCTTTCAGCACCTCAACCCGTTCCATATCGAAAACCAGACCGCGGGTCATCACCGTGTAGGGCATGGCGACTTCATCGAAATAAAGACCGACGGTTGAGGAAGCGGCGGTTGAATAGTCCTGAAAACCGATACCGCGAATGGTATAGAGCGGCACGCCGGTAGCAGCCGTTTCATTGACCGTCAGGCCCGGCGTAATCAGGGCAATATCCTCGGAGGTGGAGATGCCGCGTTCCTTCAGCATGTCTCCGGTAAAGGCATTCACCGTGATGCCACATCGTTGATACCCTGCTCGCGTTTCTGGGCTGTAACAATCACTTCCTCCAGCATCATTTCCGCTGCAAAGGCCGTGTTAGTCAGCACTGCTCCCGCACCGATTGCAGTGGACAACAGCAATGCCCTGCGTACTCCAATGTTCATTTTTTGCTGTATGCTCATAGGTTCCGTCCCTTTCATTTCTTATTTCAGTTTATAGTCAAACGATTTTTATTTCAGTCTTTCCAGGAGTGTTTCCGCAGCCCTGATCACCTCATCCTGGTGTGGTTGCAGCTCCTGACCGCCCAATCCTTCAAGCAATGCCATAAACGGATCTTCCACCTCCGTTTTGATACCGCTCAGCGCCTCCATCACAGCAAGCCCGTAAAACGGCACCGTTGGCGCATTATATCCACCCTCATGGCTCATCACGATACGCCCGCCACAGAGTTCATCGGCAACGCCAAGAAGCTTGTTGGTCAGTGACCGGTAGCCTTCGCCGTGCATCATCATCCGGCCAAGCGGGTCATGAGCCCCGGCGTCAAACCCGCTGGGCACAAAGATCATATCCGGCCTGAAGGCCCTGAGCGCGGGCAGAACAACCCGGTCGAAGGTGGCTTCGTAAGCCCCGACCCCGGTACCGGCC belongs to Emcibacter sp. and includes:
- a CDS encoding TonB-dependent receptor, giving the protein MLKERGISTSEDIALITPGLTVNETAATGVPLYTIRGIGFQDYSTAASSTVGLYFDEVAMPYTVMTRGLVFDMERVEVLKGPQGDLYGRNTTAGQINFISKKPTGEFGAGMTAGYSSFETVDLEGHVNIPLMDRINARLAFKTTQSGEGWQESLTREDKLGKKNVYSIRGIVDFELSDSANLLINVHYTDDQSDNKANTVYDGRLVGLGEFSSPYNQLFPYVVSGETPPWYSTGDNRAADWTNSYTDPDGNVFDLRPKRDNQLKGTSVKFNWDISEEITLTSVVGYDKFDRIESNDWDGSAAVDSSNINTTDLEVFSGEVRLTGTTDKLLWIAGAYYSEDEMDELYNYFMADSVFGNGSIPFGVSPFMFAPILQLHTRYNQQTDSQALFGHVEYNVTDKLRVTVGARYTEEDRSWSGCTFDAGDGSLAGFLNFAFGASLSPGECGTIDDDPDSPNYIFAAADPNDAFHLYEETIETNKWMWKFGLDYSLNDDMLLYATISKGFKSGGFNGANSNTTQQLQSYDAEEVTSYEAGLKSTLLDGAMQLNLSGFYYDYKNKQEQDLAVTFVGNISGLTNVPKSEIYGAELDVQWMPADGWYITFGAAYLKSKILEWEATSSDSAWPTVLTFDASGQELAMTPRWQMNAAVEYEWTVTSDLMMKLGADVSYKDNTTGGVQPTDATDDYIVANLRATVSSLKDNWSIMVWSKNLFDEYYYPAAYTGGNGPFVRSVGMPHTVGVSLSYDF